In one Pangasianodon hypophthalmus isolate fPanHyp1 chromosome 22, fPanHyp1.pri, whole genome shotgun sequence genomic region, the following are encoded:
- the LOC113532984 gene encoding sulfotransferase 2B1, with amino-acid sequence MMAQSDLYMVYHGFCLPKLAYTVESLNYFESFQVQDDDIFVITYPKSGTTWMQEILPLLLNGGDLTPVLTLQGYERAPWLEDVRAAQVVAKLSAPRAFISHMPYHLMPFTFFRSKAKVIYIIRNPKDVVVSYFYFHQMASFLHDPGTFEEFTDSFLAGNVMFGKWTDHVKSWRNPDLGDRILYITYEEMIQDLRGVMERVLCFLNRQLSEDALNRVTEQCQFKTMKQNKMSNYSLASPKLMDNSKSPFLRKGIAGDWKNHFSPELEAKFNAVICEELKGTDVTFP; translated from the exons ATGATGGCTCAAAGCGACCTGTACATGGTTTATCATGGATTTTGTCTTCCAAAACTCGCTTACACTGTGGAAAGTCTGAACTATTTTGAGTCGTTCCAGGTTCAGGATGACgatatttttgtaattacaTATCCCAAATCTG gTACAACATGGATGCAGGAAATACTTCCTCTGCTACTGAATGGAGGAGATCTTACTCCTGTGCTCACCCTTCAAGGCTATGAGAGAGCTCCGTGGCTTGAGGACGTACGTGCTGCTCAAGTTGTAGCCAAGCTGAGTGCTCCACGGGCCTTCATCTCTCATATGCCTTATCACCTGATGCCTTTCACCTTCTTCCGTTCTAAGGCTAag GTCATCTATATTATTAGAAACCCAAAGGATGTTGTGGTTTCCTATTTTTATTTCCACCAAATGGCCAGTTTTCTGCACGATCCAGGAACGTTTGAAGAATTTACTGACAGCTTCCTTGCAGGGAATG TGATGTTTGGAAAGTGGACTGATCATGTGAAGAGCTGGAGAAACCCAGATTTAGGAGACAGAATTCTCTACATCACATATGAGGAGATGATTCAG GATCTTCGTGGCGTCATGGAACGcgttttatgttttcttaatcGGCAGCTGAGTGAAGATGCTCTGAATCGCGTGACTGAACAGTGTCAGTTCAAAACTatgaagcaaaacaaaatgtccAATTACTCGCTGGCGTCACCGAAACTAATGGACAACAGCAAGTCACCTTTCCTTAGAAAAG GAATTGCTGGTGATTGGAAGAACCACTTCAGCCCTGAGCTTGAGGCCAAATTCAATGCAGTCATTTGTGAAGAACTGAAGGGAACTGACGTGACATTTCCCTGA